A segment of the Mogibacterium diversum genome:
CCATGTCTAGATGGATCACTTGACTTTGAGACCTTAGGTTTTGGCACATTCTGAATCTGAGGTGTAGTTGAAACGGACTCTACATATTTAGTGTAGACATGCGTACGAATATCCGAAGTGTCTGGGAGGGTATTTTTAAAGACATAAGCGATCTTGCCACCTGCATCGTATATATACTGATCTGCATCGAGGAATCCGAAGGTCCCAGCCTCTTTTACGGTGTTGCCATCTTCATCGATGTATCTGGTCACTTTTGCTGCTTTCTGTTCAGCCCCTATAGTAACGTTAGGAACAGCTCCAGTAACCGTTAGACCAAGAAATATAACGCGTCTCTTTACGGGTTTAAACACCTCTACCCCATTTTCTACAGTTCGATACCTAATTGTCTGTGTAGCAACCCTGTATTCTCCATATTTACCACCTGCCCAAGGTATAACTGTAGCTGCTGCCTGTTCTGCAGCTGGATCATTAGCATCTGGATTGACAATATCTGAGTGGATAGATTTCCATGAATTAATATATTCATTCATTTCCTGTCCTGTCAGAGTATATGAACCTGTATACGATATATTCTCATCGACAGCCGTTGCTCCCGAAGTATTATTCCCCTCCGCAAAAGTCTCGTCGATATCGAAGAACAATACGAGCTGCACGGTAAAAAGCAGAATTAAAAGAAATGAAAAAGCACGTCTATATTTTGATGAATTTGTAGTTTCATATTTCATAATTTTGTCTTCCATAATACATTCCTTCTCTTATCATTTTTTATCAGTAAACAATCGGATTATTCGTATTGTATCAGATTTAATTTTGTAAAACAACCCATCTAACCCCTATATAAATTTACACAAAAAACCCTCCTCGCAGGTTATCCGGCAAAGAGGGTAAATATCATTATCTGTAAAGTTTCCTAAATAAGTAAAATACAATTTGAAGCCCATTAAAGCTTGATACTGCCACGATGAACAGTATCACAATATTCACATCTATATATGTGATTTTCAGCGTCATCAAGACGGAATCTATGTTCAATTCCTCTCTCAGTCGAGGTAATGCAGCGAGGATTCTTACACTGAATAACATTTGTAAGTCGCTCTGGCAGCTTCATATGCTTCTTGCTATGGAGTTTACTATCCTTGATTATATTGACTGTAATATTAGGATCTACAAAGCCTATTAAATCAAAATCCAAATCGATAATTTGATCAATCTTGATTATGTCCTTCTTGCCATACTTACCGCTTTTAGCATTCTGGATAATAGCTATACTACAATCTAGTTTATCAAGTCTTAGCAGATTATATATGGCTAGAGATTTTCCTGCATCAATATGATCAAGAACTATTCCGGTTGTTACTCCATCAATATTCATTAATTCAGACCTCCTTCGATACCCAGAAGCATGAGAATTAGCGCCATTCTCGCGTATCTTCCGTTCTTAACCTGATCAAAGTATTTAGCCCTAGGATCCTTATCTACCTCTACGGAAATTTCATTAACCCTTGGCAGTGGGTGCATAATTACTAAATCATCCTTTGCCGATTCTAACTTTTGTTCATCTAGTATATAAGTATCCTTGAGTCTAACGTAATCCTCTTCATTAAAGAATCTCTCCTTCTGCACTCTAGTCATATAGAGTACGTCTAGTTCAGGGAGCGCCTCTTCTAGGGATGTCGTCTCAACCCACTTAATGCCGGCATCATCCATGGCATCTTTATTATACGAAGGGAGCTTTAGTTCGTCAGGAGATATGAGCACAACCTCAATCCCCTTATATCGCAAAAGCGCCAAGATGAGCGAGTGCACTGTTCTACCGAATTTAAGGTCACCACAAAATCCCACCTTTAAATCTGTTAAACGCCCTTTGTTACGAAGTATCGTGAGTAGATCGGTTAGTGTCTGAGATGGATGTAAATGACCACCATCACCTGCGTTGATAACCGGTACGTCGCATGAGTTAGCAGCTACAAGTGCTGCTCCTTCCTTAGGATGCCTCATAGCGATTATATCGGCAAAGCATTCCATAACTCTCGTCGTATCGCTTACCGTCTCCCCTTTAGAAGCTGACGATGAGTTAGCATCAGAGAACCCAACCACATTGCCTCCAAGTCCATACATTGCAGATTCGAAGCTGAGCCTCGTACGTGTACTTGGTTCATAGAACAATGTCGCCAGGGTCTTATGAGCGCACTTATCCTGGTATTTTTCAGGTGATTCAATTATATCGCTTGCTAGCGCTAACAGTCGGTCTAGCTCATCTAGGTCGAGATCAGTAATGTTAATTAAATCTCTCTTAGCCATTCAATTATTACCTTTCCTTCTTCACTTGTTACGTAATTTTCAGCAACAGCAGTATCTATGAGTTCACTTATTGTGCATAGACTTAGTTTCTCGACATTTGCATCTTGGAAATTCTTATCAGCCTTCGCAGTTTCATATGTAAAGATACTAATAACCGCGAGCACTTCTGCTCCAGCCTCACGAAGCGCTTCAACTACCTCGATTGATGATCCACCCGTAGAGATAAGATCTTCTACAACTACTACCTTATCTCCTTTTTCAAGCTTTCCCTCAATTCTATTGTTTCTGCCATGTGATTTGGAGCTTCCTCTTACATACCCCATAGGCTTCCCCAGTATGTGGGCTGAAATGGCTGCATGAGCAATTCCAGCTGTGCTCGTACCCATTACTACATCACACTCAGGAAATTTCTCATCGATTACTCTAGCCATCTCGTGCTCGATAACATCTCTCACCTTAGGTGCAGTGAGTGTAAGTCTATTATCACAGTAAATAGGGCTCTTGATACCGCTTGCCCATGTAAAAGGATCATTTGGGCTTAGGAATACCGCTTTTATGCCGAGTAACCCCTCTGCAATCTGCTTTGATTTGCTCGCTGAATTAGTCATTGTTAATCTCCTCCATACAAGTTTTATATGCTTTAACAGGATCATCTGCTTTCGTTATGCTCCTGCCAATTACAAGATAATTTGATCCCATTTCCTTTGCTCGCCCAGGGGTTGCAACCCTACTCTGATCACCCTTCGCGTCTCCAAGGAGTCTGATTCCGGGTGTTACTGTAAGAAATTCCTTCGAAGTCCCATCATGTATTTCTTCCGACTCCCAAGCCGAGCAAACTACTCCGTCTAGCCCTGCCGCTTGTGCATTCCTTGCATATGCTAGTACTGTATCCTTGAGGTCACCTTCAATCCTGAGTTCTCTATTCATAGTCTCCTGATCTGTAGATGTAAGCTGAGTAACCGCTATAATCTCAGGCCTAATGCCCCCAGCTGAGCCTTCTTCGAGACCTTCTACAGCTGCCTTCATCATCTTGATTCCACCAGCTGCGTGGACGTTAACCATGTCAGCCCCTACAGAGGCGAGGACTTTCATCGCACTCTTAACTGTATTTGGTATATCGTGCAGTTTAAGATCCAAGAAAACCTTGTGCCCTCTACCTTTAATCTCTTTCACGATTGAAGGACCTTCGCCATAGAAGAGTTCCATACCAACCTTTACATATAGTTTCTCATTTTCAAATTTATCGAGAAATGAAAGTGCTTTCTCTCCACTTGGAAAATCTAATGCTATTATTATCTCTGGCTTCATCTATATTACTCCTCTAATTTCATCCAAATTCTTGATTCCTAGCTCTTCCATCCTAGGCTGTAGCTCACTGATTATGCGTGGCATTGTCCATGGATCGATAAGGTTTGCAGAACCGATCTCTATCGCTGTTGCTCCAGCCATTATCATCTCTAGCACGTCATCAACACTCTGAATACCACCAATGCCAATTATTGGGAGCTTTACTGCATGAAACACTTCATTTACCATGCGCTGGGCAATCGGTCTGATAGCTGGTCCAGATAGACCTGCATATTTCATCGCCGTCACAGTTGTTCTCGTTCTGAGATTGATTCTCATAGCTTTGAAGTTGTTGATCAAACTGATTCCATCTGCACCTCCTGCTTCAGAAGCCTTTGCAATCTCAGCAATATCGGTTACATTTGGAGTAAGCTTCATAAATATCGGCAGTTTCGTAACATCTCTGACGGCTCTAGTTATTCTCTCAGCCATACTTGGATCAGCGCCAAATGCCGATCCGCCATGCTCCACATTAGGGCAGCTAATATTCACCTCAAGTATATCGGCATATCCCGACGCATCTAGCTTTGATGCTACCTCAGCAAACTCAGAAATGCTAAATCCACTTATGTTGATAATTAGAGGTCCCTGATAAATATCTTTTAGCGCAGGTAAATCCTCATCGATTACACGATCTATTCCAGGGTTCTGTAACCCTATAGAGTTAAGCATGCCACTCGTACATTCAGCGATTCTAGGAAGATTATTTCCATACCTCAGTTCAGCAGTTGCACTCTTCGTCACAACAGCGCCTAAGACATTTAAATCGAATAACTCTCTATATTCCTGCCCGTAGCCAAATGTCCCACTTGCTGGCATAACCGGATTCTTGAGTTCAATTCCCGCCAGATTAACCTTAGTTAAAGGCTTTCCCATCTTAGCACCTCCTTATCAAAAACCGGTCCTTCCTTACAGACTCTCTGACTTCCATCTACCGTTCTTATGGAGCATCCCATGCATGCTCCAAATCCGCATCCCATGCGAGCTTCGAGGCTGAACTGCCCGCGCTCCACCTTATGATCTAGAGCACGAAGCATCGGCAGAGGACCGCAAGCACATGCATATTCACACTTGTCAAAAGCATCCGTCACAAATCCCTTCTGTCCATATGAGCCATCAGCAGTCATAACCGTTATATCATCTGAAAAATGTTCGAAGTCTTCGAGCATAAACATCTCATCTGCAGAATTATAGCCTAGCACCACCTTACAGGATTTTCCCGCCATAACCATCGCTTTGAGTAATCCAAGCATCGGCGGAATTCCGATACCACCACCGATTAAATATGCACCATCTGGGATTTTATCGAGATCGTAACCATTTCCTAGACCTGTAATTCCTTTTACATAGTCTCCAGGCTCCATCCTGCTCATGATATCTGTCCCTTCACCAACGACTTTGTAGATTAGAGTGTATCTGCTGCTATCGTAGCTGCTAACCGAAATTGGTCTCCTCAGAAATTTGTCTGGAACTTCAACCATCGCAAACTGACCTGGTCTTGTAAATTCAGACTTCGGTGTCTCGAGAGTCATCCGGTAAATGCCTTCAGCGAGTTTTTTATTCTCAAGTATTTCGCTTCGTAGGTCCCTCATATTATTTCTCCAAATTCTCGTAAACTATCTTACCATTCATAACTGTGAGCTCCACTAGTCCGTTAAGCATGTTCCCATCAAAAGGAGTGC
Coding sequences within it:
- a CDS encoding aspartate carbamoyltransferase regulatory subunit; translated protein: MNIDGVTTGIVLDHIDAGKSLAIYNLLRLDKLDCSIAIIQNAKSGKYGKKDIIKIDQIIDLDFDLIGFVDPNITVNIIKDSKLHSKKHMKLPERLTNVIQCKNPRCITSTERGIEHRFRLDDAENHIYRCEYCDTVHRGSIKL
- the pyrB gene encoding aspartate carbamoyltransferase, which translates into the protein MAKRDLINITDLDLDELDRLLALASDIIESPEKYQDKCAHKTLATLFYEPSTRTRLSFESAMYGLGGNVVGFSDANSSSASKGETVSDTTRVMECFADIIAMRHPKEGAALVAANSCDVPVINAGDGGHLHPSQTLTDLLTILRNKGRLTDLKVGFCGDLKFGRTVHSLILALLRYKGIEVVLISPDELKLPSYNKDAMDDAGIKWVETTSLEEALPELDVLYMTRVQKERFFNEEDYVRLKDTYILDEQKLESAKDDLVIMHPLPRVNEISVEVDKDPRAKYFDQVKNGRYARMALILMLLGIEGGLN
- the pyrE gene encoding orotate phosphoribosyltransferase codes for the protein MTNSASKSKQIAEGLLGIKAVFLSPNDPFTWASGIKSPIYCDNRLTLTAPKVRDVIEHEMARVIDEKFPECDVVMGTSTAGIAHAAISAHILGKPMGYVRGSSKSHGRNNRIEGKLEKGDKVVVVEDLISTGGSSIEVVEALREAGAEVLAVISIFTYETAKADKNFQDANVEKLSLCTISELIDTAVAENYVTSEEGKVIIEWLREI
- the pyrF gene encoding orotidine-5'-phosphate decarboxylase; amino-acid sequence: MKPEIIIALDFPSGEKALSFLDKFENEKLYVKVGMELFYGEGPSIVKEIKGRGHKVFLDLKLHDIPNTVKSAMKVLASVGADMVNVHAAGGIKMMKAAVEGLEEGSAGGIRPEIIAVTQLTSTDQETMNRELRIEGDLKDTVLAYARNAQAAGLDGVVCSAWESEEIHDGTSKEFLTVTPGIRLLGDAKGDQSRVATPGRAKEMGSNYLVIGRSITKADDPVKAYKTCMEEINND
- a CDS encoding dihydroorotate dehydrogenase gives rise to the protein MGKPLTKVNLAGIELKNPVMPASGTFGYGQEYRELFDLNVLGAVVTKSATAELRYGNNLPRIAECTSGMLNSIGLQNPGIDRVIDEDLPALKDIYQGPLIINISGFSISEFAEVASKLDASGYADILEVNISCPNVEHGGSAFGADPSMAERITRAVRDVTKLPIFMKLTPNVTDIAEIAKASEAGGADGISLINNFKAMRINLRTRTTVTAMKYAGLSGPAIRPIAQRMVNEVFHAVKLPIIGIGGIQSVDDVLEMIMAGATAIEIGSANLIDPWTMPRIISELQPRMEELGIKNLDEIRGVI
- a CDS encoding dihydroorotate dehydrogenase electron transfer subunit, giving the protein MRDLRSEILENKKLAEGIYRMTLETPKSEFTRPGQFAMVEVPDKFLRRPISVSSYDSSRYTLIYKVVGEGTDIMSRMEPGDYVKGITGLGNGYDLDKIPDGAYLIGGGIGIPPMLGLLKAMVMAGKSCKVVLGYNSADEMFMLEDFEHFSDDITVMTADGSYGQKGFVTDAFDKCEYACACGPLPMLRALDHKVERGQFSLEARMGCGFGACMGCSIRTVDGSQRVCKEGPVFDKEVLRWESL